The Ipomoea triloba cultivar NCNSP0323 chromosome 14, ASM357664v1 region CTTTTGCATCATGTCATGCATGTGCTTGTTTGATGATCTTATTAATTCATACTAATGTCtactaaattaattatgaataattaatcAATATGAAGAGTAGTCATAACACTTAATGGATGGTCCAATCGAGTGGCTGACTTGCTGACTAAACAGGTGCTTCTTAGTGATCGAGGTCTTGTTGTTGTTTATCAGCTGGCATCTGATGTCGTCAAGATTCTCGATGAGGACTTGCTTAGGATCCACCAAAGGTCAGGGGCAGGTTGTGCCCCGCATGCATGTGTTAGTTATGGTGTTCCATCCCCTCTcattgaagtaaaaaaaaaaatggatgggTACACATTAacatatgtaatactttttgtTAGGAACGAAATCCTTGAATTACAACGacaacatttaatttgttgagaATAGACAaatttttgggaagaaaaataGACAAATTTGATGACTAATAAATATACTAGCTAGTAATTGGAAATTTAAGTGCATTGTTAAAATTCATtgataaacatatatatatatatatatatatatatatatatatatatatatatatatatatatgatagactCGTTTCTAATTGTGTCTACAATTCTTGATCAAAATGGGTCATCTCCGATCCCATACATAGTCGGCTTCTTTGAAACGTCGTCAATTTGGATTTACCCCTCCATCagttttaaaaatcaatattttttaattaaatatcctCAAAATAATTTCggataataaatgtgaatagaatattaattttcttaattaataattatttggaGTAAAGGACATGTATACTAACTAATACTAACGTATATCGTTTCTCTTCTGCAACTCTTTGGTGCCATCTTCCCTGTAAATTAGAATTGACTaatcaagaagaagaaaaaaaatatcttctttttccATGTTGTAAAGTTGGAGTCAGCAGAAATTTGTGTTTATGGATTCTGACTCATCAAATATATGGCGAGATCAATATGCACATAATGTTCATATatttctaattaaataattctCATTATCACTATTAATGATAATCTTAATAATGTACTCTAATTCGGTAACGCTGCTGCCATGGTGGAGGAGGCCATAAGAAAATGTTTTGCTATGCCATGGATCggatccgggtccaccttgcaagatcgACTTGGGCCTAAAATAGTCTCGTTCTACTTCAAAATGATGTCATCTGAATTTTTTGAGGTTGCTCCTACACTGCTGCCAGTGAGAGTTGACCCAtggtctttcttcccaaacttctaACATGTGCCAATTGAGTTGCCCATATGAGTtactattaattaattcttctcccaaaatgttgaatcgCCAACCCTAAGGGATTCCATGCCTCAACCCTACAAAGCATCTGAGAAGATTTAAGTCATTGTAACTTAACTGAACACAAATGCTAGGGTATAGACCTTTGCTCACTACGCACAAGAAGCCCTCACTTTGAAACTACTAATTAATTCTTAATCATACTTTAGGAAGATGatttgtaatatactaaaaagtaAAGAAACTTGCAATTAAAATTTCTTATGAAGATGAGAGGAACCACACTGCTTTGAATTCTCCCTTGCATTCAACTCACCAAAAAGTTTGGCAAAAAGCCAATAtccataaaaattaaaattgccgAAACGTTAGTTCAATTCTGGGTATATAATTCTTCACAGACAGATACATGTATGTACACATTACATTACATTAAACCCATCAAAGTCAACCCCTTGCCAACCTTAAAGTTCATTAATTTCTACGTATAAATCTCTGATCCTCAGCTCGCTCGAACGTACTCGATCAACCTTAATTCTCTGCTACGTTAAGTACAGTTGCTCCTTCCATTCAATTCCTACCTATTATTCCTTAGCTTCTCTGCAACTCTACGACACGTTGCCGCCACCAGCCACGTATTAGTTTAGCTTAGCTTGCTGAGGAAGAAAAGGCAGTCAGACCGCCCAGGTTAATTCCAACTTTCATTTCTTTCTTCAATTGCTTGTTTCTTtggtttctttaattttgtgttaatgtataatatatgtTTGCAAGTGTAAGAAAATGATTATTCCTTTTTGTCTCTTGTTCCCGAGaatactattactattataggcaaaaaattaaattattaactgGTAGGACGACTTATATTATATGGTTATACAATTGTGTGGATAAAAGTCCTTGTCAAGTACTCAAGTTGGTAAGTATAAGTTGAGGGATTTATCATATATGTAGACTCCCAATCAAAGATGAAGGGGTGTctggtaaataattgttaggTGATTGAGTtaatgagtttgactagttgatactTGATAGTATTAGTTGATTATAGAAAGATGTTTTACTTCATAGTATTAGTTGATTctagaaagatgtttgataattAACTATTAGTTGATAGTTTATTATATAGAATATAACTTTTTCAAAATGCTGATCGAAAAACTGCTTTGagtagttttttgaattttaatttcagttggttgtttaactaagtcaaacaactaatattaATGGTCAAAGAAGATAAAATCGGGcttataagctaactatgttaccaaacatggcctaatTAAATATGACAGAAGTTTAAAAGGTACCTGGActaaatctaattaaaaaaaagtaaagtgtAAAATGcaatatgattaaattaaaaaggaTAAGCTAAATTCGAAGATGTTAGCAATGCAGTTTGAGGAGTTTTACCTGGAATAAAGTCAAATTAAATCTACAGAAAAATCTAGATTAGTACTTTCACACGAATAAAAATAGCGGaagttatatgctttttttttttttttgtccgcTCTCCTTCAATatcctttatttttataataataggTAAAGTTGGGAATATGAACATAGTTTTGAGTTTTGTGGAAGagacataaatatataatgttgcaAAGTAACAACCATATATGCATATGCATATGCATGCACTTAATGTGTTCAAACAGCTTTGAGTAGTGTCTAAatgttaatttatatttattcaattcaATCCTTATTCCTTCCCTGAAGTAATGCTGTGCCGTGGCACCGTATACTATAGTATATTTTCAGCAAccattcttcttttttaataataataataataataataataattattattattattattattattattatttaaaaaaaaactaataataataacagtacgattataataataataattattattattattgaaaaattattttaactttttttcttttaaatttaggTGATCCTAATTTCAACgggctaataataataataataataattattattattattattattattattattattttcaaagaagttctttcaatttcttcttttctcatttatttattggtttTATTTgcggactttttttttttttttaataaaatgagagagagtttttccctttaatttatTGAGTACCAAGATTTGCATACTCTTCTATTCATTGACGTTAAAGTATCATGGAGACATGGACAAGATCATCATCATAACAATAACATTAATactaattcaattaaaaaaaaaccttttccCCATTTAATTATTTGCTTTTATTGTTGgattctttttcaaaattagaTACAATTTTCTCCTTTAATTTATGTTTACGTCATGGAGACATAGACAAGATCATCATAACAATAACATTAATactaattcaattaaaataaaataaaaaaaccttTTCCCCATTTATTTGCTTTTATTGTTGGATTCTTTTTCAAGATTAGATACAATTTTCTCCTTTAATCTATTTTTACGTCATCTTTTTTCGTAAACGTTAAAGTATTATAGGCTTGATCATAGAAtcgtaataataattttttttaaaaatccttttatttaatttactattttctcatttatttgCTCTTattatcaaagtttttaaaaaaatgagatGAAAATTTCCCATCTAATTTCTTGAATACAAAGATGTACTCTTCTTTCCGTGGGCTTTAAAGTATCATAGTTACTCGTTTTcacttaattaaatataaaataattaacaaattaattaataaagaagGTGAAGAGAAACAAGAATTTGATGCTATGAACTAAGTAGGaattgcatggatcatggtcaaataatgtaccttcagtacaaaaataatgtacctacagtataaaaataatgtaccttcagtacaaaaataatgtactttttatttttggtccacacagctgtgtggaccatggtccatgcaataatgattgtaattACTACTTAGTTCATAGCATCAAATTCTTGTTTCTCTTCACcttctttattaattaatttgttaattattttatatttaattaagtgaaaacgagtatataataataataataatattattattattattattattattatcattattattattattattattaaaaaagaagtGAATAAAATGTGGTCCGTGATAGATTTGGAATGCCAGAAACGCAGTGGCGACAACCTTTTGAGGCAATAAATCCGgctttaattaaatttgtgcATTGCTTAATTGTTTTTGGTAGAGTAGAGATGTCAAACCCCATGTGACCTTTGCTGCCATCTCTCATTGCTTCTTCTACCATCTCACTTCACTCCTTAATtacaacacatatatatatgttcatatccctatatatatatctacacatatatgtattctcTAATCTCAGCCGCCGCCGTGATATCTCCACCACCAAGCTAACAGAATTCCGAGATCGAACAGAAAAGGAACTTGCAAGCTAGCTAGCTTTCTATGATTGTATGTTTTTGACATGCTTCGTTGGTTTATACTTAGCTTGATTATGCATTTTCAGTAGTTTTATTGATTTGAAGTTTTATGCATGCACTTAATGTGTTCGTCCAAATGttaattcatattcattttctttttattcaatTCATTCCTTATTCCTTCAATTCCCTGAAGTAATGGTGTTAAAGTATCATAGGTATTTAGTTCATAGCATCAAATTCTTATTTCTcttcccccctttttttttttttgaaaactatttcTCTTCCCcttctttattaattaatttgtgacctttaatttgctttaattaaatttctacaTTGCTTAATTGCTTTTTCCAGTGTAGAGATGTCAAACCCAATGTGACCTTTAATTTGCTGATGGTTTTACAGGTTAGGGGAAATGGGGTTAGGGAGGAGCATAAATAGGAATGGAGATTACTTGGAAGGAATGTTGAGTGATTACATGGGAGGAAGGAAGGGTGGTAATAACAATAAGATAAGATCAACAAAGACTGGATCAACAAAGCTTGTTGCAGTGCTCACTTTCCTGCAATTCACTTTTGCTGTTTATGCAACATTTCTTCTGTACTACATGAGTCCTTCTGTGGATTTAAGGATGAAGCCTGATTTTTCTTGGGCTTCAAGAATGGCACAACAATGGAAGCAATATTTGATCATCCCTCCACATGTAGTGACCAAATACCAAGAATCCAACTCCCTGGTGAAAGGTGAGACATCTCAGCAGATGATGGTGTTTAGCCCTTCTGAGGTTTGTGAGCTCGAAAAGATTGATTTCGAGCAGAAGAAATCGAGTGATGCTGTGATGATCAAGCTGAAGAGGGAGCTTTATCAGCAGGTGTTGGATTTCCAGAAGAGTAGTTTTGGCACTGAGACTCTGTCTGAGCTGATGGCAATGAAGTCTAAGTGGGATTTGCGAAGTCCAAATAAGCCGAAAATCACTGTGATTTTGAACCATTTCAAGAGGAAGACTCTTTGTGCACAATTGGATTCTTTGCTCAACCAGACCCTCCCTTTCCATAATGTTTGGGTGCTGTCATTTGGGAGCCCTAATGAGCTGACCTTGAGACGAATCGTGGAAAGCTACAACGATACGAGAATCAGTTTCATCAGCTCGGGCTATGATTTCAAGTACTATGGCAGGTTCCAAATGGCCTTGCAGACCGAGGCAGATCTTGTGTACATTGTGGACGATGACATGATCCCCGGGAAGAAAATGCTGCAGATTCTAGCACATGTTGCAGGGACGGAGAAGTACCAGAATTCGGTACTGGGAAGCATCGGGAGGATCTTGCCTTTCAGACAGAAGGATTTCAGCTTCCCTAGCTACAGAAAGTTCAGGTCCAAAGAGGCAGGGCTCTATTTGCCTGATCCTGCTTATGACATCTTGGTCGATCGAATTGTCCAGGTCGATTTTCTCTCGAGTTCTTGGTTCCTCTCTGCCGAGCTTGTCAAGACTCTCTTCATTGAAGCACCTTACACTTTCATGACAGGAGAAGACCTGCACTTAAGGTATGACATTTATCTCCAATTTAGTGAACTTTATTAGGTTTGATACTTTAATCATGATCTGACTTATCTTAATTGTCTTGTTTTGTCATAAAATTGCAGCTATCAGCTTCAGAAGTACAGGAATGCTGGCTCATTTGTCCTGCCAGTTGATCCAAATGACAAAGAAACATGGGGTGACAGTGAGCACAGGCTAGCATATGTCTCAGAAACAACTGTGATCTTCAAGGACATTGTTCAGGTCAGGGATGACCAATGGTGGAAGGCGCTTTCCACCGGCTACGTGACCCAATGGGCTGCAATGAATCCCCAGAAGATCGACGCCCTCTTCTACGCTCACTCGGTGGACGAGGTGAAGGCGCTCGCCCCACTGCTCGAGAAGTTCAGGAAAACCGTGGGGAGAAAGGCCTACATTGTTGTTTCTGGGGGCAAGTTCTTGGGCTGTGAGGATGCTGTCATGGCTTTGAACTGGCCGAAATCGGTCTGCAGGGAAAGGAGATTCAAGATCATGGATTTGGGGATTGGGGCTTTGTCTGGGATTTCAAATTCAGAAGTGCCTGTTCTGCAGGCTGTGTATGCCAGCATGAAAGGGCTAATCAAGATTCATAACCCCAGTGTTGTGATCACAGTAGCTGATGCAGACTCTAACATTAAGAAAGCTCTGAAAATGGCTGTGGAGACCAACACAAACAACTCCACACTTGTTCTTCTGCCAAGATCATCTGTGCCAAAAGTTCTGTGGATGGCCGATCTTCGCCCCACTGCATTGCCAAGTAAGAATCCTGCTCTTTCTTTCTATAATGTGGTCCCACTCTAATACAAAATTGAAATATGTATTAtgtctaaattaaaagtaaaaatgtatagaaaatTAAACTATATGTTTATACTTTATAGGGAAATGAGTTAAATAGGCGTATGAACTTTATTAGAAAAGTCAATTGAacacctaaactttttaaatctGCAATTAAGAAACTTGTCAGCCCTGTTTAaaaacatagttagcttatcagccaattttgtcttctttgaccactattagttgtttgacttggttaaacaactaTGATTAATTAGcattttttgtaacagcttattgcttaaaaacgctaaaatttaaaaagttgctcaaagtaacttttttgATAAGTTTTTCAACAAAGTCATTTTGTATATAATCAGTTATCaattaacagttaatttactaaacatctttcaacaatcaaataatgCTATCAACCGGTGATTGGCTTATTCTCTAAAAGTGGCGACTGACAATCGCCTTCTTCACCAAATAAGGCTACTGTCAATCCCCTACATTGTCAATGAATGACATGACCGACGATTGCCTCCTTTGGAGAGAAGGCAATCGTTGGTCGCCTTCTTTAATGACAAAGGCATTCGTCGGTTGGCAGTCGTCGATTTTTGTCGCCAAAGCTAGTCGGGAAATCATTGGAACTCTAATGACTACTATTAAAAGTCACTAACTGGTATATGACATTTTGATGTggttaattataacttttaaaagttcaagATCTAACTgactttttatataaatttcataGAGTGTATCTGACCATTTTCCTTACTTTATCTATTATCCTCTAAACTCTAAACAATCAATGTGTTGTGTGTATTTTCAGATTGGAACAAGATGAGAGTATCCATCAACATTATCACTCAAAACAGGGCAAATTCATTGGCAAGGTTGTTGAGATCTCTGAGCAGTGCATTCTATGTAGGAGATGAAGTTTCCATCACATTCAACATGGACAGCAAGGTGGACGAGGCAACCATCAAGCTGGTGAACTCATTCAACTGGCCTCATGGGCCGAAAACTCTACGAAGACGAATCATCCAGGGTGGGCTAATTCGAGCCGTGAGTGAAAGTTGGTACCCTTCCTCAGACGACGACTTCGGGCTCCTGCTTGAGGATGACATCGAAGTCTCCCCTTACTATTACCTCTGGATTAAGTACGCTCTCTTGGCATACCATTATGATCCCCAAGTCTCACTCCCTGAGCTCTCAACAATCTCTCTTTACACGCCGCGCTTGGTTGAGGTGGTGAAGGAGCGACCCAAGTGGAATGCCACTGAGTTCTTCAAACAGATCCACCCAAACACGCCCTACCTCCACCAACTCCCATGTAGTTGGGGAGCAGTGTTCTTCCCGAAACAATGGAAGGAGTTTTATGTGTACATGAACATGCGATTCACGGAGGATGCTAAGCAGAATCCTGTCCAAATTCCTAAGTCCAGAACCAACGGCTGGCAAGCTTCGTGGAAGAAATTCTTGATCGACATGATGTATCTAAGAGGCTACGTGAGCCTCTACCCAAACTTCCCGAACCAGGCGAGCTTCTCCACCAATCACATGGAGCCTGGGGCGCATATTGCGGCGAAGGACAACATTGTTAAGCACAACAAGGATGATTTTGAGGTGCCATTATTGAAACAGGACTTTAGGGATCTTCTCCCCAACGGGAAAATGCCGCCAGCGTCGAAACTACCGTCGCTCAACCTCTTCAACCAGGCAGTTTCGCTCAAGGGGTTGAAGTCTGCTGGCGCGAAGCTGAAACAGGATGTCCTTAAATGCGACGCT contains the following coding sequences:
- the LOC116003655 gene encoding uncharacterized protein LOC116003655; protein product: MGLGRSINRNGDYLEGMLSDYMGGRKGGNNNKIRSTKTGSTKLVAVLTFLQFTFAVYATFLLYYMSPSVDLRMKPDFSWASRMAQQWKQYLIIPPHVVTKYQESNSLVKGETSQQMMVFSPSEVCELEKIDFEQKKSSDAVMIKLKRELYQQVLDFQKSSFGTETLSELMAMKSKWDLRSPNKPKITVILNHFKRKTLCAQLDSLLNQTLPFHNVWVLSFGSPNELTLRRIVESYNDTRISFISSGYDFKYYGRFQMALQTEADLVYIVDDDMIPGKKMLQILAHVAGTEKYQNSVLGSIGRILPFRQKDFSFPSYRKFRSKEAGLYLPDPAYDILVDRIVQVDFLSSSWFLSAELVKTLFIEAPYTFMTGEDLHLSYQLQKYRNAGSFVLPVDPNDKETWGDSEHRLAYVSETTVIFKDIVQVRDDQWWKALSTGYVTQWAAMNPQKIDALFYAHSVDEVKALAPLLEKFRKTVGRKAYIVVSGGKFLGCEDAVMALNWPKSVCRERRFKIMDLGIGALSGISNSEVPVLQAVYASMKGLIKIHNPSVVITVADADSNIKKALKMAVETNTNNSTLVLLPRSSVPKVLWMADLRPTALPNWNKMRVSINIITQNRANSLARLLRSLSSAFYVGDEVSITFNMDSKVDEATIKLVNSFNWPHGPKTLRRRIIQGGLIRAVSESWYPSSDDDFGLLLEDDIEVSPYYYLWIKYALLAYHYDPQVSLPELSTISLYTPRLVEVVKERPKWNATEFFKQIHPNTPYLHQLPCSWGAVFFPKQWKEFYVYMNMRFTEDAKQNPVQIPKSRTNGWQASWKKFLIDMMYLRGYVSLYPNFPNQASFSTNHMEPGAHIAAKDNIVKHNKDDFEVPLLKQDFRDLLPNGKMPPASKLPSLNLFNQAVSLKGLKSAGAKLKQDVLKCDAAEVVVVHHDTGLPSHCARF